GCCCAGCATGCCGCGCTGGCCTGCTTCGAGCCGGACACCATCGCCCTCTTCGAGCAGCGCCGCCACGCCTTCCAGGCACGCCGCGACTACCTGCTGCCCGCCCTGCGGGCGTTGGGCTTCCGCATCGAGGTCGAACCGGAAGGCGCGTTCTATCTCTATTGCGACGTCAGCGGGTTCACCGATGACGCGCAGGCCTTCTGCGCGCACTTCCTGGAAACCGAGCACGTGGCATTCACCCCGGGCCTGGATTTCGGGCATTACCGCGCCAACCAGCACGTGCGGCTGGCGTATACGCAGGAAATTCCGCGATTGGAAGAAGCCGTGGCAAGGATCACGCGCGGCCTGCAAACCTGGAAGGGCTGAAAAAAAACGCCGCGCATCACGCGCGGCGTTCAAAAGGGGTGGAGCCAACCAGACGCCCCACCACCCGGAGGAGAAGCTTGCCCGCGCCGCGGCGGGCAAGCATCGACGGGTAGCCCCGGCCGTTGGCCGGAAACCGGTTATTTCAACCGTTCCCACAGGAAGCTGTAGGCCAGCGCCGACATGTGCGCGGCCTGCGCATTGTTCGCCGCGCCGCCGTGGCCGCCTTCGATGTTCTCGTAGTAGGTCACGTCCTTGCCCGCTTCGATCATCTTCGCCGCCATCTTGCGGGCATGGCCCGGGTGGACGCGGTCGTCACGGGTCGAGGTGGTAAACAGCACCGGAGGATACGTCTTCTTCGGATCGAACAGGTGGTACGGCGAGAAGGTTTGAATGTACGCCCAGTCGGCGGTGTCGGGGTTGCCGTATTCGGCCATCCACGAGGCGCCGGCCAGCAGGTGGCTGTAGCGCTTCATGTCCAGCAGCGGCACCTGCACCACCACCGCCCCGAACAGCTCCGGGTACTGGGTGAGCATGTTGCCGGTGAGCAGGCCACCGTTGCTGCCGCCCTGCACGCCCAGGTGCCGGGGCGAGGTGATCTTCCGGCTCACCAGGTCGCGGGCGACCGCAGCCATGTCCTCATACGCCTTGTGCCGGTTCTGCTTCAGCGCCGCCTGGTGCCAGCGCGGGCCGTACTCGCCACCGCCACGGATGTTGGCCACCACGTACACGCCGCCCTTTTCCAGCCAGGCGCGGCCCATGCCGCCGGAGTACGACGGGGTCAGCGAGATCTCGAAGCCGCCGTAACCGTACAGCAGGGTCGGGTTGGACCCGTCCAGCTTCATGTCCTTGGCATGCACCACGAAGTACGGCACGCGGGTGCCGTCCTTGCTGGTGGCGAAGTGCTGCTCGATGACCTTGCCTTCGGCATCGAAGAACGCCGGCATGGTCTTGAGCACTTCCGGCTGCTTGCCGATCTCTGCCAGCGCCAGGGTGGTCGGGGTCAGGTAGTCGGTGACGGTCATCCACACCGCATCGCTTTCGTCGGCATCCACCGCGCCTACCGCCACGGTGCCGAACGAGGGCGCGCCGGTGAAGTCGCTCTTCTTCCAACCCTCGGCCGACGGCGTCAGCACCTGCAGGCGGCTCTTGACGTCATCCAGCACGTTGAGCACCAGGTGGTTCTTCGTCCAGCTCGAGCCGGCCAGCGAGGTGGTCGCGGTGGGGGCGAACAGCACCTCGAAGTCGCGCTTGCCGGCAATGAAGTCGTCCAGCCTGGTGATCAGCAGCGAACCGGCCGCATAGGTCTTGCCACCCACCGTCCACGGATCGCGCAGCTCCAAGGTGAGCCACTGCTTGCGCAGGCCTTTTTCGGCCGAGTTCGGCGCATCGATCCTGGTCAGCGTGCCATCGTCGGCGCGCAGGTAGATCTCGTTGTTGTAGAAGGCCAGCGTGCGGCTGACCAGGTTGCGCTCATAGCCGGGCGTGTCGTCGTGCATCGCCGCGATGTACATGTCATCGGACTTGCCTTCGTAGACCACGCTGGCCGCCGACAGCGGCGTGCCGCGCTTCCATAGCTTGGCCACCCGCGGATAGCCGGAGGTGGTCATGCTGTCCTTGCCGAAATCGGTGTAGACGAACACGGTGTCGCGGTCGATCCAGCCCAGCCCGCCCTTGGATTCGGGACGGAAGAAGCCGTCCTTGATCCAACGCTTGTTGGCCAGGTCGAATTCGCGGGTCACGTCGGCATCGGCGCCACCGCGCGACAGCGCGACGAGGCAGCGGGTGTACTCCGGGCGCAGGCATTCGGCACCGTGCCACACCCAGTTCTCGCCTTCGGCCTTGTTCAGCGCGTCCAGGTCGAGCACGGTCTCCCACTTCGGGGCCGGCTTGCGGTACTCATCCAGCGTGGTGCGCCGCCACAGGCCGCGCTCGTGCTGCTTGTCCTTCCAGAAGTTGTAGTAGTACTCGCCGATCTTCTGCACGCCGGGAATCTTGGCATCCGAATCGAGCACCTCGCGGATGCTGGCTTCCATCTGCTTGAAGGCCGGGGTCTGGGCCAGGCGGCCTTCGGACTTGGCGTTCTGCTGCTTGACCCAGTCCAAGGACTTGTCGCCGGTGACATCTTCCAGCCAGGCGTAGGGATCGGCAGGGGTCTCAGCGGCCATCGCGGTTCCAGCGGCACCAGCAGAGAACAGGCCTGCCATCAGGCAGGCAGAGGCGAGTCGTGACATTGCGGCTCCAGGTGGTCATATCCCCCGGACGCTATCACACGGCCTGCCCCGCTCCCCCCTGTCGAAGGTCAGGGCGAAGGCGGGGAGCCGCGCGGCTGACCCGGCGGCGCGCCTGCGGGCCGCGCCGACGGCGGGCCTGCCAGGCCAACAGCGACGTCGGCAGGCGGAAGCGGTACAGGCTCCACCACGCCAGGCACGGCATGCCGACCAGCCACATCGGCAACCACCCCACCCATTCACTGCTGCCACGCGCGGCCGGCCACACCAGCACCACGGCCAGACCGGCCAAGGCCACCTGGCGAACGCCCCGCAGGATGCGGGGATCGGGGGCCTGCGGGGCGCGGGTGCCAGGCTGCGGGGTGCGGGAACGGCGCGAAGACGACAGGGTCATGACAGGGCTCCATGCGAAAGTGATGCGTCACCTTGCCGTGCTGCCATCTCACAGGCTGCGACCTTCGCATTCCCGCCATTGACGTTCTCTTCCGTCCCACCCACCATGCCTGCAGCCACGCTGACCGACCCATGGCCTGTGCCACCACTGGAGCTTTTCGCCGCATGTCTTCGAACCGCCCGCTTCGCGTTGTCCTGCTGCTGTCGACGCTTTCGCTGCTGTCCGCCTGTGCGTTCGGCGACAGCAAGCCGACCCCGGTGCCGACGGTCAGCACCCCGGCCAGCGCGCCGATCGACCTGCAGAAGTTCATGGGTACCTGGTACGTCATCGGCCGCGTGCCGAACCCGGTCGAGCGCGGCCACGTGGCCAGCGTCAACCAGTACACGCTGCGCGGCGACCAGAAGGTGGCCATCACGTATCGCTTCCGCGATGGCTTCTCGCAGCCGCAGCAGGAACTGACCGTGCGCGCCTCCGTGGACGAGGAAAGCGGCAACCACAACTGGCGCACCTGGTTCTACAAGGTGGTGCCGACCCATACCCGCGTACTGGAAGTGGCGCCGGATTATTCGTGGGCGATGCTGGGGTACCCGGGCCGCGAGATGGCCTGGATCTTCGCGCGCAAGCCGGACATGGACAAGGACCTGTACAAGGAACTGGCCACGCGCCTGCGCGACCAGTACGGGGTCAACACCGACAAGCTCAAGCGCGTGCCGCAACACCCCGAGCAGGTGGACCGCCTGGGCTACGAGGTTCCGAACGTAAGGTGATCAGGCCGCAACGCGCGGCATGACCCTGCGTTCGATGTCCTGCCACGTAGACAGGGTCTTGAGGTCGTATTCGGCCTGCAGTGCGAGCCACGAGGCGGCGTCACCGCCGAAATGGCGCGCCAGCCGGGCCGCCGTATCCGCGGTGACGCCCCTGGTTTCATGCACGATGGCATGCAGCCGGGTGGCCGGCACGTCCAGGGCACGCGCGAGCGCATTGATGCTCAGCTCGAGCGGCGCCATGAATTCCTCCCGCAGGATTTCGCCCGGGTGGATGGCCCTCAGTTTGTTGGCGGCACGGCTCATGGTCGGCATCCTCAGTGGTAATCAACGATTTCGACATGGCACGGACCTGCATCCGTCCAGGTGAAACACACGCGCCATTGGACATTGATGCGGATGCTGAACTGCCCTCGTCGTTCGCCCGCCAGCGCTTCAAGACGGTTGCCGGGCGGACTGCGCAGGAACTGCAGGGTCTGCGCCGCGTCCAGCATCTGCAGCTTGCGCTCGGCAACCGCCTGGATGCTGCGGAACCGCCGTGGGCATCGGCCTTCGAACAGGGCAAGCGTGTGGCGGCAGCGGAAGGACTGGATCATTCCGCGAAGCGTAATACGCTGAACGGAATATAGCACAGACGCGGATCACGCAATGCCGACGCGGTCGAACGTCGGATCAATCCGATCGCCGGTTCGTATCGCCAGGCTCAATGATTGCGCCAGGTACGCCCCTTACTTGCGCGAATACCGCCCCACCAGCCAATCGCCCAGCATCTGCAGCAGCTGGACCAGCACCAGCAGCAGCACCACGGTGACCAGGGCCACGTCGGTGTGGGAGCGTTGGTAGCCGTCGCGGAACGCCAGGTCGCCCAACCCACCTGAGCCGATCGCGCCGCCCATGGCGGTGAAGCCGATCAGCGCGATCACGGTGACGGTGGCACCGGCAATGAGGCCCGGCCGTGCTTCGGGCAGCAGTACCCGGCTGACCAGCTGCCAGGTGGTGGCGCCCATCGCCTGGCTGGCTTCGATCACGCCGCGGTCCACTTCGCGCAGCGCGGTTTCCACCAGGCGCGCGTAGAACGGTGCGGCACCGATGACCAGCGGCACGATCGCGCCGCGTACGCCGAGCGAGGTGCCCATCATCCACAGCGTGATCGGAATCAGCACGATCATGAGGATGATGAAAGGCACCGAGCGCAGCAGGTTGACCAGCAGCGCCAGCCCGCCATACAGCACCGGCTTGCGGTGCAGCTGCGGCGAGCCGGTCAGGAACAGCAGCACGCCCAGCGGCAGGCCGATGGCCAGCGTGAGCGGCAGCGAGCCGGCCAGCATCAGCAGGGTGTCGACGGTGGCCTGGCCGATATCGGCCCATTTGGCGGCGTCGAGGTGGCGGAAGAAACCGCCGGCAGTGGCCAGGATCATCGACGCAGCTCCTCCAGGTGAACGCCGGCGGCAACGAAGCCGGCCTGCGCGGCCTGTACGTCGCCGCCCACCAGCGATACCGTCAGCTGGCCATACGGGGTGTCTTTGATCCGGTCGATGCGGCCGGACAGGATGTTGTAGTCCACCCCCGTCTCGCGGGCGATGCGGCCGAGCACCGGCTCATAGGTATCGGTACCGAGGAAGGTCAGGCGCACGATGCGCCCGGCCACGGCGTCGAAATCCTTGTGCAGCTCGCCTTCGTCGACCTGCTCGGATTCGTTGACGAAGCGGCGCGTGGTCGGGTGCTGCGGGTGCAGGAACACCTCGGTGACCGGCCCGGTTTCCACCAGGTGGCCAGCATCCAACACGGCCACGCGGTCGCAGACGCGGCGGATCACATCCATCTCGTGGGTGATCAGCACGATGGTCAGGCCCAGCTCGCGGTTGATCCGGCCCAGCAGCTTCAGCACCGAGGCGGTGGTCTGCGGGTCGAGCGCGCTGGTCGCTTCGTCGCACAGCAGGATCTGCGGACGGGTGGCCAGGGCGCGGGCGATGCCGACGCGCTGCTTCTGGCCGCCGGACAGCTGTGCCGGATACTTGTTGGCGTGCGCCTCCAGGCCCACGGTGTGCAGCAGTTCGTCCACGCGCGCGTCGATGTCCGCACGCGGGGTACCGGCCAGCTCCAGCGGGAAGGCCACGTTGGCCGCCACCGTGCGCGAGGACAGCAGGTTGAAGTGCTGGAAGATCATGCCGATCTTCCGGCGCAGCGCACGCAGGCCGTCGCGGTCCAGCGCGGTGACGTCCTCGCCATTGATCAGCAGGCGGCCACCGGTGGGTTCTTCGAGCCGGTTGATCAGCCGGATCAGGGTCGATTTGCCCGCGCCGGAATGGCCGATGATGCCGAACACTTCGCCGGCCTCGATGGTCAGGTCGAGCGGCTGCAGCGCGGCGATCGCGCGGCCGCCGACGGCATAGGATTTGTGCAGGCGCTGGAACTCGATCACTTCGCGGTCAACCGGGGCATCGACGGGAGGGGGCGTGCAGCCTACCAGCGCGGGACGGCCCTGGCCCGCGCGGCAGCAGCGAATCATATTCCGTTTGATTATAAGGCGGCGTCATCGCCTGCCCGGCGGCGCTCAGGGGTGGTCCAGCGGCTGCGGCGCCCGCACCTGGCGGACCCGCTCGCGGTGCAGCAGGTACAGCCCGGAGGCCACGATGATCGCCGCGCCCAGCCAGGTGAAGCGGTCCGGCAGCACGCCCCAGAACAACAGGTCCCAGCCGATCACCCAGACCAGCCCGGTGTATTCCAGCGGGGCGATCAGCGAGGCCTCGCCCAGCTGGAAGGCCCGCGTCAGCGCCACCTGGCCACCCGCCCCGGCCAGGCCCATGCCGGCGATCAGCCAGCCATGGCGCAGCTGCAGCGGCTGCCAGTCCGGGATCGCCAGCAACCCGGCGCCCAGCGCCAGGATCACCAGGAACCAGACCACCATCGACTGCGGCGTGTCGGTGCGGGTCAGCATGCTGACGGTGATCGCCGCCACCGCATAGGCGGTGGCCGCCAGCAGCACCATCAGGCCCGGAATGGAAATGAAGCCATCCACGCCGGGACGCAGCACCACCAGCACCCCGACCAGGCCGATGCCGATGGCGAGCCAGCGGCGTGGCCCGACGTATTCACCGAGCAGCGGCACCGACAGCGCGGCGATCAGCAGCGGCGCGACGAAATAGATGGTGTAGGCGGTGGACAGCGGCAGGCTGCGCAGGGCGAACACGAAGCACCCGATCATGGCCATGCCGAGCAGCCCGCGCAGCAGGTGCAGGCCCCACCGGACCGGAATCAGCGAGCGCGGGCCGGCCGTGGCCAGCACCCAGACCAGCACGAACGGCAGCGACGCCGCGCCACGCAGGAAGGTGACCTGCAAGGTCGGGTAGCTGGAGGACAACTGCTTCATGCCCGCATCCATCAGCGAGAAGCAGGCCACGGCCATGAGCATCCAGGCGACGGCACGGGTGGGGGTGCGTTGGGATTCCATGGCCCATTATCACCGCCCTTGCCGGGACGTCCATGCGGGGGTTGTTAGAATGGCGGCTTCACCTGCAGGAGTTTGCCCCATGCCCTCTTTTGACGTCGTTTCCGAAGTCGACATCCACGAACTGACCAATGCGGTCGACCAGGCCAACCGGGAGCTGTCCACCCGCTTCGATTTCAAGGGCGTGGATGCCAAGTTCGTGCTGGAAGACAGCGTCATCAGCCAGTCCGCCCCCAGCGACTTCCAGCTGCAGCAGATGACCGACATCCTGCGCCAGCGCCTGACCGCGCGGAAGATCGACGCCGCCTGCCTGGAATTCGGTGATATCGAAACCAACCTCGCCGGCGCCCGCCAGAAGATCACGGTCAAGCAGGGCATCGAGCAGAAGGTGGCCAAGAAGATCGCCGCCGCGATCAAGGAAGCCAAGCTCAAGGTCGACAGCCAGATCAACGGCGACAAGCTGCGCGTCACCGGCAAGAAGCGCGACGACCTGCAGGACGTGATGGCGCTGCTCAGGAAAGGCACGTTCGAGGTTCCGCTGCAGTTCGACAACTTCCGCGACTGATTGCCCATGAACGACACGCCCCTCATCGCCGACACCGCGCCGGACGGCAGCGATCCCATCGCGGAAACCCGGCGTTGGCTGGAGCAGATCGTCATCGGCCTGAACCTGTGCCCGTTCGCCAAGGCTGTGTACGTGAAGGACCAGGTGCGCTTCGTGCTCAGCGACGCCACCACCGTCGAAGCGCTGGTGGAAGAACTCGCCGAAGAGCTGGTGCTGCTGCGCGACACCCCGGCCGAGCAGATCGACACCACGCTGATCGTGCACCCGGACGTGCTGACCGATTTCCTGGATTACAACGACTTCCTCGACAACGCCGATGCCGCGATCGAAGCCTTGGACCTGCAGGGCATCCTGCAGGTGGCCAGCTTCCACCCGCAGTACCAGTTCGCCGGGGTCGCGCCGGATGACGTGAGCAACTACACCAACCGCGCGCCCTACCCGACCCTGCACCTGCTGCGCGAAGACAGCGTGGAACGCGCCGTGGCCGTCTTCCCGGACCCGGACGTGATCGTCGAGCGCAACATCGAAACGCTGGACAAGCTGGGCATCGAAGGCTGGACCCGCCTGCTCGGCCGCAAGGACACACCCCGGTGCCACTGACCCCGGCCATCACCGACTGGCCCGCGCAACCGCTGCGCGACCGCGTGGTGATCGTCACCGGTGGCGCACAGGGCGTGGGCCGTGGCATCGCGCAGGCGGTGCTGGGCGCCGGCGGCAGCGTGATGATCGCCGACCTGGACGCCGACGCCGGCCGCGCCTGCCTGAAGGAATGGGCGCTGCCCGAGCGCGCCGCGTTCCAGCGTGCGGACGTGGCCAGCGAGCGCAGCGTGCAGGCGCTGGTCAAGGCCACGCTGAAGCGTTTCGGGCGGATTGATGGATTGGTCAACAACGCCGGCATCGCCAGCGCGCATGGCACCCCGCTGGCGGAGATGACGCTGGCCGAATGGCAGCGCCGCCTGTCCAGCCTGCACGGGGCGTTCCTGTGCAGCAAGCACGCGCTGCCGGCGCTGCGCGCGCAGGCCGGCGGTTCGATCATCAACATCGCCTCCACCCGCGCCTGGCAGTCCGAGCCGGACAGCGAAGCCTATGCGGCGGCGAAGGGGGGGCTGGTGGCGTTTACCCACGCGCTGGCGATCAGCAGCGGGCCCGATGTGCGGGTCAACAGCATCAGCCCCGGGTGGATCACCACCGATGCCTGGCAGACCCCGGCACGGCGGCGCACGCCGAAGCTGTCGCGCCGCGACCATGCCCAGCATGCGGTGGGGCGCGTCGGCCAGCCGGAAGACATCGGTGCGCTAGCGGTGTTCCTGCTCTCGGACCTGTCCGGCTTCATCACCGGGCAGGACCACATCGTCGACGGCGGCATGAGCCGCACGATGATCTACGCCGAGTGATTCACCGCCGTGCCGACCAACGGTCGGCACCTACCCGGATCAATGGTGCGTGCGCACCAACGGTCGTACCGGTAGGTACCGACCGTTGGTCGGTACCCATCGCATCAACCGGCCATGCCGTTGTGACGCAGCAACGCGTCCACGTTCGGCGCACGCCCGCGGAACGCGGCGAAATTCTCCGCTGCACTCCGGCTGCCGCCCCGTGACAACACTTCATCGCGGAAGCGCCTGCCCGTTTCGGCCACCTGCTCCGGCGCTTCCTCGAATGCGGCGTACGCATCGGCGCTGAGCACCTCGGCCCACTTGTAGCTGTAGTAGCCCGCCGCATACCCGCCCGCGAAAATGTGGCTGAACTGGTGCGGGAAGCGGTTCCATTCGGGCGGGCGGTTGACCGCCACTTCGTCGCGCACGCGTTCCAGCAGCTGCAGCACGCTGTCCTGCACCGGATCGAAGCTGCTGTGCAGCTGCATGTCGAACAGCGCGAACTCCAGCTGGCGCACGGTGAACATGCCGCTCTGGAAATTACGTGCGGCCAGCATGCGGTCAAACAGCGCGCGCGGCAGCGGCTCGCCGCTGTCCACATGCGCGGTCATCGCCTGCACCCGGTCCCACTCCCAGCAGAAGTTCTCCATGAACTGGCTGGGCAGTTCCACCGCATCCCACTCCACGCCGTTGATGCCGGCCACGCCGAGCTCGCCGATGCGGGTCAGCAGCTGGTGCAGGCCGTGGCCCATTTCATGGAACAGCGTGGTCACTTCGTCGTGGCTGAAGGTCGAGGCCTTGCCCTCGCCACCCTTGCCGAAGTTGCATACCAGGTACACCAGCGGCGTCTGCACGCCCTGCGCGGTATCACGGCGGTTGCGGCAGTCGTCCATCCACGCGCCGCCGCGCTTGCCTTCGCGCGCGTACAGGTCCAGGTAGAACTGGCCGACCAGCGCGCCCTGCGCATCGACCAGGCGGAAGAAGCGCACGTCCGGATGCCACACCGGCGCCTGGTCGGGCTGCACCTGCAGGCCATAGAGGCCGTGGATGACGCTGAACAAACCCTCCAGCACCTTCGGCTCGGTGAAGTACTGCTTCACTTCCTGCTCGGAATAGCTGTAACGCGCCTGCTTCAGTTTCTCGGAGGCAAAGGCGAGGTCCCACGCTTCCAGCGCAGGCAGGCCCAGCTCGTCGCGTGCGAATGCGTCCAGCTCGGCGCGGTCGCGCTGCGCGTAGGGTTTCGCACGCGCTGCCAGGTCGCGCAGGAAACCCAGCACCTGCGGCGCGTCGTCGGCCATCTTGGTGGCGATGGAGTACTCGGCGTAGTTGGCAAAGCCCAGCAGGGTCGCCAGCTCGGCGCGCAGCGCCAGCACGCGATCGATGTGCGCGCTGTTGTCCAGCTTGGGATCGCCGAACTCGGAGGCGCGCAGCGCGTTGGCGCGGTACAGCGTCTCGCGCAGCGGACGGTGTTCTGCATAGGTCTGCACCGGCAGGTAGCACGGCATCTGCAGGGTCAGCTTCCAGCCTGGAAGACCCTCCTTCTCCGCGGCGGCGCGCGCAGCGGCGACCACATCGTCGGGCAGGCCGGCCAGTTCGCTGCGGTCTTCCACGTGCAGCGACCATGCATCGGTCGCATCGAGCACGTTCTGCGAGAACGTTGCCGACAGCGCCGAGAGCTCCTCGCGGATCGCGCTGTAACGCGCCTTGCCGGCCTCGTCCAGTTCGGCGCCACCCAGGCGGAAATCGCGCAGTGCGTTGTCCAGCACCTTGCGCCGGGCCGGGTCGTACTGCGTCGCTTCCGGCGTGGCGGCCAGCGCGCGGTACTGCTCGAACAGCGCCAGGTTCTGGCCGAGCGCGCTGCCAAAGCGGGTCACCTTCGGCAGGTTGCTGTTGTAGGCCTCGCGCAGCGCCGGGGTGTTCACCACCGCCTGCAGGTGGCCGACCTGGCCCCAGGCGCGCCACAGGCGTTCGGTGGCATCGTCCAGCGGCTCGACGAAGCTGGCCCAGCTGACCGGCTGCACGGTTTCGGCGGCTTTCACCGCCGCTTCGGCCTGCGCCAGCAAGGTGTCGATGGCCGGCCCGATGTGTTCGGGCTGGATCGCATCGAAACGGGGCAGGCCGGAAAAATCGAGCAGGGGATTGGCAGGGGTCACAGGGGTCTCCAGACAGCGGGGCCGGCACGCCGGCGTTTCCCACGATATGGCACCGGACCCGGCGCCGCACAAGCCCCGCCGGCCACGGGTTCGTGGCCGTTCACCCGCCTGCGGTGCTCAGTACAGGGCTTCCAGCGCGGCGTTGGGCAGCTCCGGCAGGCCCTGCCCGGCCACGGCCGCGGCGATCACCGCATCGACCTGCTCCACGTCGATGCCCTGCCGCGGGTACCAGTCCGGGTTGTAGTAGCTGTGCGCATAGCGTTCGCCGCTGTCGCACAGGATCGTCACGATCGAGCCGCTGCGCCCGGCCGCGCGCATGCGTTCGGCTGCGTGCAGCACGCCGATGAAGTTTGTGCCGGTAGAGCCGCCGACCCGGCGCCCCAGTTGCCGGCTGACGTGGCGCATCGCCGCCAGGCTCAGCGCGTCGGGCACCTTGACCATCGCGTCCACGCTGGTCGGGATGAAGCTCGATTCCACTCGTGGGCGGCCGATGCCTTCCACGCGCGAGCCGCCACTGCAGGTCAGTTCGCGCCACGGCTCGCCCGCCAGCGCGGCGCGGTAGCCGTCGAAGAACACCGACACTTCCGGGTCCGCGCACAGGATGCGGGTGTCATGCCGGCGGTAGCTGACATAACGGCCCAGCGTGGCAGCGGTACCGCCGGTGCCGGGGCTGCACACGATCCATTCCGGCACCGGATGCGGCTCTTCGGCCATCTGCTTGAAGATGGATTCGGCGATGTTGTTGTTGGCACGCCAGTCGGTGGCGCGCTCGGCGTAGGTGAACTGGTCCATGAAGTGGCCGCCGGTTTCGCGGGCGAGCTTTTCCGAATCGCAGTTCAGGTCGCAGGCGCGCTCCACGAGGTGGCAGCGCCCGCCGTGGAATTCGATGGCGGCGATTTTTTCCGGCGAGGTGGTGG
This is a stretch of genomic DNA from Stenotrophomonas rhizophila. It encodes these proteins:
- a CDS encoding prolyl oligopeptidase family serine peptidase, translated to MSRLASACLMAGLFSAGAAGTAMAAETPADPYAWLEDVTGDKSLDWVKQQNAKSEGRLAQTPAFKQMEASIREVLDSDAKIPGVQKIGEYYYNFWKDKQHERGLWRRTTLDEYRKPAPKWETVLDLDALNKAEGENWVWHGAECLRPEYTRCLVALSRGGADADVTREFDLANKRWIKDGFFRPESKGGLGWIDRDTVFVYTDFGKDSMTTSGYPRVAKLWKRGTPLSAASVVYEGKSDDMYIAAMHDDTPGYERNLVSRTLAFYNNEIYLRADDGTLTRIDAPNSAEKGLRKQWLTLELRDPWTVGGKTYAAGSLLITRLDDFIAGKRDFEVLFAPTATTSLAGSSWTKNHLVLNVLDDVKSRLQVLTPSAEGWKKSDFTGAPSFGTVAVGAVDADESDAVWMTVTDYLTPTTLALAEIGKQPEVLKTMPAFFDAEGKVIEQHFATSKDGTRVPYFVVHAKDMKLDGSNPTLLYGYGGFEISLTPSYSGGMGRAWLEKGGVYVVANIRGGGEYGPRWHQAALKQNRHKAYEDMAAVARDLVSRKITSPRHLGVQGGSNGGLLTGNMLTQYPELFGAVVVQVPLLDMKRYSHLLAGASWMAEYGNPDTADWAYIQTFSPYHLFDPKKTYPPVLFTTSTRDDRVHPGHARKMAAKMIEAGKDVTYYENIEGGHGGAANNAQAAHMSALAYSFLWERLK
- a CDS encoding lipocalin family protein, whose translation is MSSNRPLRVVLLLSTLSLLSACAFGDSKPTPVPTVSTPASAPIDLQKFMGTWYVIGRVPNPVERGHVASVNQYTLRGDQKVAITYRFRDGFSQPQQELTVRASVDEESGNHNWRTWFYKVVPTHTRVLEVAPDYSWAMLGYPGREMAWIFARKPDMDKDLYKELATRLRDQYGVNTDKLKRVPQHPEQVDRLGYEVPNVR
- a CDS encoding HigA family addiction module antitoxin; the encoded protein is MSRAANKLRAIHPGEILREEFMAPLELSINALARALDVPATRLHAIVHETRGVTADTAARLARHFGGDAASWLALQAEYDLKTLSTWQDIERRVMPRVAA
- a CDS encoding type II toxin-antitoxin system RelE/ParE family toxin, with the protein product MIQSFRCRHTLALFEGRCPRRFRSIQAVAERKLQMLDAAQTLQFLRSPPGNRLEALAGERRGQFSIRINVQWRVCFTWTDAGPCHVEIVDYH
- a CDS encoding methionine ABC transporter permease yields the protein MILATAGGFFRHLDAAKWADIGQATVDTLLMLAGSLPLTLAIGLPLGVLLFLTGSPQLHRKPVLYGGLALLVNLLRSVPFIILMIVLIPITLWMMGTSLGVRGAIVPLVIGAAPFYARLVETALREVDRGVIEASQAMGATTWQLVSRVLLPEARPGLIAGATVTVIALIGFTAMGGAIGSGGLGDLAFRDGYQRSHTDVALVTVVLLLVLVQLLQMLGDWLVGRYSRK
- a CDS encoding methionine ABC transporter ATP-binding protein, with amino-acid sequence MIEFQRLHKSYAVGGRAIAALQPLDLTIEAGEVFGIIGHSGAGKSTLIRLINRLEEPTGGRLLINGEDVTALDRDGLRALRRKIGMIFQHFNLLSSRTVAANVAFPLELAGTPRADIDARVDELLHTVGLEAHANKYPAQLSGGQKQRVGIARALATRPQILLCDEATSALDPQTTASVLKLLGRINRELGLTIVLITHEMDVIRRVCDRVAVLDAGHLVETGPVTEVFLHPQHPTTRRFVNESEQVDEGELHKDFDAVAGRIVRLTFLGTDTYEPVLGRIARETGVDYNILSGRIDRIKDTPYGQLTVSLVGGDVQAAQAGFVAAGVHLEELRR
- a CDS encoding DMT family transporter, whose protein sequence is MESQRTPTRAVAWMLMAVACFSLMDAGMKQLSSSYPTLQVTFLRGAASLPFVLVWVLATAGPRSLIPVRWGLHLLRGLLGMAMIGCFVFALRSLPLSTAYTIYFVAPLLIAALSVPLLGEYVGPRRWLAIGIGLVGVLVVLRPGVDGFISIPGLMVLLAATAYAVAAITVSMLTRTDTPQSMVVWFLVILALGAGLLAIPDWQPLQLRHGWLIAGMGLAGAGGQVALTRAFQLGEASLIAPLEYTGLVWVIGWDLLFWGVLPDRFTWLGAAIIVASGLYLLHRERVRQVRAPQPLDHP
- a CDS encoding YajQ family cyclic di-GMP-binding protein — encoded protein: MPSFDVVSEVDIHELTNAVDQANRELSTRFDFKGVDAKFVLEDSVISQSAPSDFQLQQMTDILRQRLTARKIDAACLEFGDIETNLAGARQKITVKQGIEQKVAKKIAAAIKEAKLKVDSQINGDKLRVTGKKRDDLQDVMALLRKGTFEVPLQFDNFRD
- a CDS encoding DUF1415 domain-containing protein, whose protein sequence is MNDTPLIADTAPDGSDPIAETRRWLEQIVIGLNLCPFAKAVYVKDQVRFVLSDATTVEALVEELAEELVLLRDTPAEQIDTTLIVHPDVLTDFLDYNDFLDNADAAIEALDLQGILQVASFHPQYQFAGVAPDDVSNYTNRAPYPTLHLLREDSVERAVAVFPDPDVIVERNIETLDKLGIEGWTRLLGRKDTPRCH
- a CDS encoding SDR family oxidoreductase, whose translation is MPLTPAITDWPAQPLRDRVVIVTGGAQGVGRGIAQAVLGAGGSVMIADLDADAGRACLKEWALPERAAFQRADVASERSVQALVKATLKRFGRIDGLVNNAGIASAHGTPLAEMTLAEWQRRLSSLHGAFLCSKHALPALRAQAGGSIINIASTRAWQSEPDSEAYAAAKGGLVAFTHALAISSGPDVRVNSISPGWITTDAWQTPARRRTPKLSRRDHAQHAVGRVGQPEDIGALAVFLLSDLSGFITGQDHIVDGGMSRTMIYAE